The following coding sequences lie in one Vibrio toranzoniae genomic window:
- a CDS encoding GGDEF domain-containing protein translates to MKKDEFQKSTANLKKAVPLMMKNRVSTTPANYALWYTYVDNAIPQLNQDMDGILEHYGICPPAVGEQLYNSYVASKSETNISDLRANLELLVSEVSNSMNDTLTDTSAFSDMIDKSFEDLARVDNESLSIDEVMSLVRQLVSESRHIRHSTQFLNSQLNSATSEITKLKTQLVEVQKDALFDSTTTLYNRRSFDRDMETLCEANQSLCLILLDIDHFKNFNDTYGHLFGDLVLKGIARKLKLSCREGISAYRFGGEEFALIVPNKSLRITRQLADTIRRSLEKMSIKDRRSGEQVGNITASFGVAELELGDSSQSLIERTDKLLYEAKSLGRNRVMPV, encoded by the coding sequence ATGAAAAAAGATGAATTTCAGAAATCCACCGCTAATCTAAAAAAAGCGGTGCCTCTTATGATGAAGAATAGGGTGTCTACAACACCTGCAAATTACGCACTTTGGTACACCTATGTTGACAACGCGATCCCGCAGTTGAATCAAGATATGGATGGTATTTTAGAACACTACGGTATTTGTCCTCCAGCTGTTGGTGAGCAGCTTTACAACAGCTATGTTGCGAGCAAATCCGAAACTAATATCAGTGACCTACGAGCTAACTTAGAACTGTTAGTTTCTGAAGTTTCGAACTCGATGAACGACACTTTAACTGATACCTCTGCGTTCTCTGACATGATTGATAAAAGCTTCGAAGATTTGGCTCGCGTTGATAATGAAAGCTTATCTATTGATGAAGTCATGTCTTTGGTTCGCCAGCTTGTTTCTGAGTCTCGTCATATTCGCCACTCGACCCAGTTTCTAAACTCTCAGCTGAATTCTGCAACGTCAGAGATTACCAAGCTAAAAACCCAACTGGTAGAAGTACAAAAAGACGCACTCTTTGATAGCACAACGACTCTGTATAACCGCCGCTCTTTCGACCGTGATATGGAAACCTTGTGTGAAGCCAACCAATCTCTGTGTTTGATTCTTCTCGACATCGACCACTTTAAAAATTTCAACGATACCTATGGCCACTTATTTGGTGATTTGGTTCTAAAAGGGATTGCTCGTAAACTGAAGTTAAGCTGTCGAGAGGGCATTTCTGCCTATCGTTTTGGTGGTGAAGAGTTCGCACTCATTGTGCCAAACAAATCTTTACGTATTACTCGTCAACTTGCTGATACTATCCGTCGCTCTCTAGAAAAGATGTCGATTAAAGATCGTCGCAGTGGTGAGCAAGTCGGTAATATCACCGCATCGTTTGGTGTTGCTGAACTTGAACTTGGTGATTCCTCTCAGTCACTGATCGAACGTACTGATAAGCTACTTTACGAAGCGAAATCACTTGGCCGTAACCGAGTAATGCCTGTGTAA
- a CDS encoding malate synthase, translating to MNMLTFDKTEIQKQSKPFIAEAVFAVETISANQQTEKQVRAKQLLDRLFPLEKGSHQDVTSYVVDYRHIMAYFKDGQHSGLKHPKQFVAYMGEKNDPDSILFRDGSGSHLEVMFGCHKGTGCIELVEIDDIQLESCTTFGQSSMEATTTMCEETIAAMRHWISLIQGDAKGKPKACSEDKEFRAKSGEDYCLNYCFQI from the coding sequence ATGAATATGCTTACATTCGATAAAACAGAAATCCAAAAACAATCAAAGCCATTTATCGCTGAAGCTGTCTTTGCCGTGGAGACAATCAGTGCAAACCAGCAAACTGAGAAGCAAGTGAGAGCAAAGCAGCTGCTTGATCGACTGTTCCCACTAGAGAAGGGCTCACATCAAGACGTAACCAGCTATGTAGTCGACTACCGTCATATTATGGCTTACTTTAAAGACGGTCAGCACAGCGGCCTAAAGCACCCTAAACAGTTTGTAGCGTATATGGGTGAGAAGAATGACCCGGACTCTATCTTGTTCCGAGATGGCAGTGGAAGTCACCTAGAGGTGATGTTTGGATGTCATAAAGGAACAGGTTGTATTGAATTGGTGGAAATCGATGATATTCAGTTGGAATCATGTACCACGTTCGGTCAATCGTCAATGGAAGCAACGACCACAATGTGCGAAGAGACGATTGCAGCAATGCGCCATTGGATCAGTTTGATTCAAGGTGACGCAAAAGGTAAGCCAAAGGCATGCAGCGAAGATAAAGAGTTCAGAGCAAAGAGTGGTGAAGACTACTGCCTGAATTACTGCTTTCAAATCTAA
- a CDS encoding DUF3612 domain-containing protein, which produces MNFTNMALSKSLVRQSHFLGTKIRNLRKRNHLTMEDLSARCIRINPEYAPSVSYLSMIERGKRVPSIDMLEVIAQVFQKNPTWFLDDESEQQAIAPDKGNRGGISGMALEPSFLFSNDILQIAIPEMLSQTGISGRQFAHLLIRAHQESNQNHFPDLERAAEEVGLKRLNLSVEDLIDIARSLGINIRWVTRTPQDVVDELGINAKQLVTSFFEPPGTIFLNEILKEYPTRLKYDLSVYIGHCILHSKEGLKSVLSVGNNNTWDDNQISGSSQLNSQDILQAWRDFESSFFAGALLCPKVPFRQLLDRTGYEIDVHKRAGVSPSVAMRRMTVVSPYPHWHYFDAYGPGKLKAVYRGNGIPLPWGNMRTVADPCQHWAVFRRLSEPRAGSSAQISILNVGDEPRIYCCESINMTDPAGNNRVLCAGIDLNPAIDAQGGNSREIAEQLKASCVNNGGSVTIPRNIKKDLTTIAKILNINWIERGIETEARLICSRGGECPRQPSCYSKCGE; this is translated from the coding sequence GTGAATTTTACAAATATGGCCTTGTCAAAAAGTTTAGTTCGTCAGTCACATTTCCTAGGTACAAAAATACGTAACCTAAGAAAACGTAACCATTTAACGATGGAAGACCTGTCTGCGCGTTGTATTAGAATCAACCCAGAATACGCGCCTTCCGTTTCTTATCTGTCAATGATTGAACGTGGAAAGCGGGTGCCAAGCATCGATATGCTAGAAGTGATCGCGCAGGTCTTTCAAAAGAATCCGACGTGGTTTCTCGACGACGAATCAGAACAACAAGCCATTGCTCCTGACAAAGGGAATCGTGGTGGGATAAGTGGCATGGCACTCGAGCCTAGCTTTCTTTTCTCCAACGACATCCTGCAGATTGCGATTCCTGAAATGCTGTCACAAACGGGGATCTCTGGCCGTCAGTTTGCGCACCTCTTGATTCGAGCACACCAAGAAAGCAACCAGAACCACTTCCCTGACCTTGAACGTGCGGCAGAGGAAGTTGGCTTAAAGCGCCTTAACCTGAGCGTAGAAGACCTTATAGACATCGCAAGAAGCCTTGGAATCAACATCCGCTGGGTTACGCGCACACCGCAAGACGTAGTCGATGAACTCGGCATAAATGCCAAACAGCTGGTCACCTCTTTTTTTGAACCTCCAGGCACTATCTTCTTAAACGAAATTCTTAAAGAGTACCCGACTCGTCTGAAATACGATCTCTCGGTATATATCGGCCATTGCATTCTGCATAGCAAGGAAGGTCTTAAGAGTGTGTTGTCGGTCGGTAACAACAACACTTGGGACGATAACCAAATATCGGGCTCTTCTCAGCTTAATTCCCAAGACATCTTGCAAGCATGGCGTGATTTTGAGTCCAGTTTTTTTGCTGGTGCACTGTTATGCCCAAAAGTCCCGTTTAGACAGTTGCTAGACCGTACGGGTTACGAAATCGACGTTCATAAAAGAGCAGGGGTTTCCCCCTCTGTAGCGATGCGCCGAATGACGGTAGTATCGCCCTACCCTCACTGGCATTACTTTGATGCTTATGGACCGGGGAAACTCAAGGCTGTATATCGCGGAAACGGGATTCCACTGCCTTGGGGCAATATGAGAACGGTCGCTGATCCATGTCAGCATTGGGCCGTGTTCCGTCGATTATCAGAGCCTCGAGCGGGCAGTTCGGCTCAAATTTCCATTTTAAACGTGGGCGATGAGCCAAGAATTTACTGCTGTGAATCCATCAATATGACGGATCCTGCGGGTAATAATCGCGTGTTGTGTGCAGGCATTGACCTCAACCCTGCGATTGATGCTCAAGGCGGTAACTCAAGAGAAATAGCAGAGCAACTTAAAGCTTCATGCGTCAACAATGGCGGTTCTGTGACTATCCCACGTAACATCAAAAAAGATCTCACGACAATAGCCAAGATTCTAAATATAAATTGGATTGAACGCGGGATCGAAACAGAGGCTCGGCTTATTTGTTCTCGAGGTGGAGAGTGCCCTCGTCAACCAAGTTGTTATTCAAAATGTGGTGAGTGA
- a CDS encoding DEAD/DEAH box helicase translates to MSFTSLGLSEPILKAIEAQGYDKPSPIQEKAIPAVLKGKDVMAAAQTGTGKTAGFTLPILEILSKGQRVRQNQVRALVLTPTRELAAQVNGSVVKYGINLPLTSTVVFGGVKINPQMQKLRKGSDVLVATPGRLLDLYNQNAVRFDQLEIFVLDEADRMLDMGFIRDIRKILAFLPKKRQNLLFSATFSDDIRGLAKGLVNNPVEISVSPANSTAKTVEQSIYPVDKKKKGPMLAKLIKDNDWRQVLVFSKTKHGANKLARFLEEQDITAAPIHGNKSQGARTKALENFKSGKVRVLVATDIAARGIDIPQLPQVVNFDLPHVSEDYVHRIGRTGRAGEVGKAISLVCADEVGELFGIERLIQQVLERRELEGFSPVNKLPESRLDARPIKPKKPKKPREHSDGQRSGENARGHKPASKNKRHVPGSGSAPKRKPNTAKKALDSNSATAADDKSVRNNGNNFKRGNAGRSSEKNTNSSTQNGAVKPKKSGDGAGYGSGRSSNKPTSKSSVNKPSGSKPSINRSKPSAQK, encoded by the coding sequence ATGAGTTTTACCTCCCTTGGCCTTTCTGAACCGATCCTTAAAGCAATTGAAGCACAAGGTTACGATAAGCCATCACCAATCCAAGAGAAAGCGATACCTGCTGTCCTAAAGGGCAAAGATGTAATGGCCGCTGCTCAAACAGGTACAGGTAAAACTGCTGGCTTCACGCTACCTATTCTTGAAATTCTATCAAAAGGTCAACGCGTTCGTCAGAACCAAGTTCGTGCGCTAGTGCTAACGCCAACTCGTGAACTTGCTGCACAAGTGAATGGTAGCGTAGTTAAGTATGGTATTAATTTACCTCTTACTTCTACCGTTGTATTTGGTGGCGTAAAAATTAACCCTCAGATGCAAAAACTGCGTAAAGGCAGTGATGTGCTGGTGGCAACACCGGGGCGTCTACTTGATTTATATAACCAAAATGCGGTGCGCTTTGATCAGTTAGAGATCTTTGTGTTAGATGAAGCTGACCGTATGCTAGACATGGGTTTCATTCGCGATATCCGCAAGATCTTAGCTTTTTTGCCTAAGAAACGTCAAAACCTACTGTTCTCAGCAACGTTCTCTGATGATATTCGTGGCTTGGCTAAAGGCTTAGTAAACAACCCAGTTGAAATATCGGTAAGCCCTGCGAACTCAACCGCGAAAACCGTTGAGCAAAGTATTTACCCAGTAGATAAAAAGAAGAAAGGCCCAATGCTAGCGAAGTTAATCAAAGATAATGATTGGCGCCAAGTGTTGGTATTTAGCAAAACTAAGCACGGCGCCAATAAACTGGCTCGCTTTTTAGAAGAACAGGACATTACTGCAGCTCCTATCCATGGTAACAAGAGCCAGGGGGCTCGTACTAAAGCCTTAGAAAACTTTAAATCAGGCAAGGTACGGGTACTAGTAGCGACTGATATCGCGGCGCGTGGTATTGATATCCCGCAACTGCCTCAAGTCGTTAACTTCGATCTTCCACATGTATCTGAAGACTATGTACACCGTATCGGTCGTACTGGACGTGCTGGTGAAGTAGGTAAAGCTATTTCACTCGTTTGTGCAGATGAAGTGGGTGAACTGTTCGGTATTGAGCGTCTTATTCAGCAAGTGCTAGAGCGTCGTGAACTTGAAGGCTTCTCGCCTGTAAACAAGTTACCTGAATCACGATTGGATGCGCGTCCTATCAAGCCTAAGAAACCGAAGAAGCCTCGTGAACACTCTGATGGTCAACGTTCTGGTGAGAATGCTCGTGGACATAAGCCAGCGAGTAAAAACAAGCGCCACGTGCCGGGTTCTGGATCTGCGCCAAAGCGTAAGCCAAACACAGCTAAGAAAGCGCTAGATAGTAACTCAGCGACTGCAGCTGATGATAAATCAGTAAGAAACAATGGCAATAACTTTAAGCGTGGTAATGCTGGCAGAAGCTCTGAGAAAAATACTAACTCAAGTACTCAAAACGGTGCTGTTAAACCTAAGAAATCAGGTGATGGTGCGGGCTATGGTTCTGGACGTTCATCAAATAAACCAACTTCTAAATCGTCAGTGAATAAACCGTCTGGTAGCAAGCCATCTATAAATCGCTCTAAGCCATCGGCTCAAAAATAG